TGAAAGCTGTGTTCTTGGAAAACAGAAGAAGGTCAGTTTCTTGAAGGTTGGCAGGACCTTACAACCAAGAAAGCTAGAACTGGTACACACAGATTTATGGGGACCATCTCCAGTAGCATCTCTTGGAGGTTCTCGATATTATGtgacttttattgatgatttcagcaggaaggtatgggtttactttctgaaaaataaatctgatgtgtttgaaacattcaagaaatggaaggctaTGGTTGAGACTGAATCAGGTCTAAAGTTGAAATGCTTGAGATCTGATAATGGAGGAGAATACATTGATGGAGGTTTCAAGGAGTATTGTGCTGTCAATGGTATCAGGATGGAAAAGACCATTCCAGGCACACCGCAACAGAATGGCGTTGCTGAACGGATGAACAAGACCATCAATGAACAACCTAGAAGCATGAGGTTGCATTCTGGGTTACCTCAAACATTCTGGGCTGACGCAGTTCATACCGCAGTTTACTTGATCAACCGTGGACCATCAGTTCCTTTAGAATTCAGACTGCCCGAGGAAGTATGGAGAGGAAAAGAGGTACAACTCTCTCATTTGAAGgtctttgggtgtgtttcctATGTTCACATAGATTCTTATGCTCGCAACAAGTTAGAAGCCAAATCCAAGAAATGTTTCTTCATTGGCTATGAGAAAGTTATGTATAAAGACAGATCAAGTGAAGAAACCGAGATGGCTGATTCAGATACAAGTCCACAAAGATCTGAATTCATAAGATTAGAAGGGCTTCCCGATGTTACTAAGCAGAACAACAATCAAGAGTCTTTACAAGAAGATTCAAGCACATCTGTGCCCACTTCCACACAAGAAGATGCGGAGCAACTTGAACCAGCTGTTCGCAGGTCTTCGAGGACGATAAAGCCCCCGCAACGGTTCACACTTTTACTGAATTATATTTTGCTGACAGATGGTGGTGAACCGTTATCTTATGAAGAATCCTTACAAGATGGAAACTCAAGCAAGTGGGAGTTAGCCATGAAGGATGAGATGAGTTCGTTGTTGAAGAACAAGACTTGGGAGCTAACATCATTACCTGAAGGAAAGAAGGCCTTGCAAAATAAGTGGGTTTACAGAGTGAAGACTGAGCATGACGGAAGTAAACAGTTCAAGGCAAGACTTGTTGTTAAAGGGTTTCAACAAAAGAAAGGCATTGACTACTCTGAGATTTTTTCTCCAGTTGTGAAGCTCAcaacaatcagagttgttctggGGATAGTAGCTGCAGAAAATTTACATCTGGAACAGTTAGATGTAAAAACAGCATTCCTTCATGGTGACTTGGAGGAAGATATTTACATGCAACAGCCAGAGGGGTTTGCGATGCAAGGAAAGGAGAATCAAGTCTGCAAGCTACAGAAAAGCCTAtacggtttgaagcaagctccaagacagtggtacaagaagtttgacAACTTCATGTGCAGTTCCGGGTATACAAGATGCCAAGCTGATCATTGTTGCTATGTCAAACATTTTGACAACTCCTACATCATTCTACTgttatatgtggatgatatgttgattgcaGGATCCAACATTGAGGAGATTGATAAGCTGAAACAGCAGTTGTCGaaacagtttgaaatgaaggatctgggagctgctaaacaaatacttggcatgaGAATCATCAGAGATAAAGACAAAGGCATACTAAAGCTCTCACAAACAGAGTATGTCAAGAAGGTTCTCAACAGGTTTAGTATGGATAATGCTAAACCAGTAAGTACACCATTGGGGAATCATTTCAAGCTCAGCAAAGATCAGTCACCAAAAACTGAGCTAGAAAGTGGATACATGGATAAGATTCCATACGCCTCAGCTATCGGCTCTTTGATGTATGCTATGGTCTGTACCAGACCAGACATTGCCCATGCAATGGGAGTTGTAAGCCGATATATGAGCAATCCTGGAAAGCAGCATTGGGAGGCGGTGAAATGGATCATGAGGTACTTAAAAGGTTCATCGAAAACTTGTCTCAGTTTCACAGCTGGTGGTTTGAAACTTGAAGGTTTTGTAGATGCTGATCTAACAGGAGATGTTGATAGCAGAAAGAGCACTACAGGATATGTTTATACTCTAGGAGGTACTGTTGTTTCCTAGAGTTCTACCTTGCAAAAGATCGTTGCTCTTTCAACAACAGAAGCTGAATATGTTGCAGTCTCAGAATCTGCAAAAGAGATAGTATGGTTGCAGAGTTTCTTGAAAGAATTGGGCAAGTTGAATGGAAAAGGTACTTTGTATAGCGACAGTCAGAGCGCAATCTTCCTTGCCAAGAATCCAGCATTTCACTTCAGGACGAAGCATATTCAGATCAAATATCACTTCATCCGACAACTGCTGGATGACGAGCAACTAATGCTAGAAAAGGTCTGTGGAAGCAAGAATCCAGCTGACATGTTAACCAAAGGAGTTACACTTGATAAACTGAAGTTGTGTAAAACTTCAGTTGGCCTTCAAGGATAAAAAAGGATTTCATTGTTTGTCTCCAAGTGGGAGATTGTTAGCATTATGGAGACAACAATTGCCCCACCATGTGCTAGTGGGAATAATCTCCCACTTAGCACATGGTGGAGGACCCTCCTCACTCCCAATTGTGTATTTATGTGCCCCCTCCCTGTGAAGAGTGTGTGTGAGTATTGTGAGAATACTGAGAAGAAGAACAGACGAGTTGCAGtgtgaaacacagagagaagagagagcttgagtgtagagttgagttgagaagattctcctcctcttgttgttgtattgtttctttgtaagcttgattaatacaatcagtagctccgtggagtaggcaagttgccgaaccacgtaaattgtgTGTGTTTGAGTTCTGGAAATAACCCAACACACATGTCCATAATCAAATTCTTGAGAGAACagacattttatataaaacttggATTGAAGCATACCTTTTTTGAAATCATAGTAAAACGAATCAAGAAGAATATCCATCAGATGCAGATTTGATGTAAAAATTTCATCTGATAAGAACACGGATAAGTTCATACCAAACAAGCCAACTAGGACTCTCTTAGCTAGTTACACAACCAGGAAATAAGGTGGATGGTTACAGTTTATCATAATGGTAAAAACTATCAAAGAACTAATATCATTCATGGGACAAGCCTTCCCCTGCATATGAGCAGAGTATTTCATAGCAGATCACTTAATTCTATGCATTTTCAATCAAGCTGACTGATTCTGTAGAATAATCAGACATGGAAGATGACTCTCCACCAGTGTTCATTGGCTTCTCATCTAGATTTAGAACTGGTCTCGGAGGCAGTTGCAGGTTTTCCATGTCTCCTTCAAGCATCTCCACAACTTCGTTCATTGCGGGCCGATTCAGAGGATTCATTTGTACACACCACAAACCTACAATAATCATCTTCTTggctatctttttttcttcttccgtGCCACCATCTCCAATCTCTATAGCCTTCTCATTAGAGACTTCGTCATGAACCCAATCTGGCCAGTAAATGTTGCTGCTCCTTTCAGCCAAcggattcaatttttttcttctgcctGCCATTTCCAATAGCAACATTCCAAAGCTATAAACATCAGCTTTGTATGAGACGCGCCCGATGTTCTGGTAGAATAGTTCTGGCGCCATGTAACCTATCGTCCCCCCCGGTGCAGTGAGAGATTTAAGACTCTCATTTGCTGGGCACAACCTAGCAAGCCCAAAGTCAGAAACTTTCGGAGCGAAGTTTTCATCGAGTAGAATGTTGTGAGGCTTGATGTCAAAATGTAGGATCCGCATCTCACAACCTTGATGTAGATATTGGATGCCATGAGCCACTCCAAGGGAAATCTCATGCAGTTTTTCCCAGCTTAAAGAGACAGATCTTTCttgagaaaaaatgaaattattgagAGATCCATTGGGCATGAAATCATATACAAGAGCGCGCTTTGATCCCTCAGCACAAAAACCAACTAGTTGCACTATATTGGTGTGGCGAATCCTTCCAATGGTAGCGACTTCATTGATGAAATCTTGTCCATTAGCCTTGGATTTGCCCAGCAATTTTATCGCTGCAGAATGCCCACTGCGAAGCTTTCCCTTGTACACGCAACCAAAACCTCCTTCGCCCAACTCTTCCTTGAAACCTCCGGTCATCTTCTTAATCTCAGAATAAGAATACCTTACGACTGGCATAAGATTGTTATGAGTCTGTAGGAACTCCTCAACTGTGTCATATGCTGATAGATGTCTTCGTCGCCATTTATAGATCAAGAATGCAATCACAAACGGACTCCCAAAGATAAATTTTGGCCCCTGAAGTAGTGCTGTGTGTGAAATTTGAGGGGGGAAATCAAGACAGAAATCAtgattatttcttattaattatcAGATAAAGACATAACATGGGTTAGGTTTGGTGTTAGAATTTTTTCGCCTAGTtgaaaaatcatctaaaatctAGACCATCATGATTTGTAGAAAAGCATACTCTTAACCAAAAGGTATGTCACCGACGTTAGGCAACCCCCCAACCCCAAGAACTTGGCATAAGAAGACATTTAGGAATTATCATTTTGTATCTGCTAATAAAATATGATCCAATATCAtagcttgaaaaaatataaataatcaataagGGAAGTTCTTACCAATGAACATGGATGCAACCAGTAGCACGACTGCAGAGAAGGTAAA
This Populus alba chromosome 7, ASM523922v2, whole genome shotgun sequence DNA region includes the following protein-coding sequences:
- the LOC118032135 gene encoding LEAF RUST 10 DISEASE-RESISTANCEUS RECEPTOR-LIKE PROTEIN KINASE-like 2.4 — protein: MSRFLFACYLAFLLLLHVDTNPCAPSSCGNHTISYPFSLNCSDPLNCGNPLYTLHCEKNDSTVLYLDSRKYYVQAINYNNLTIRVVDAGVKLNYCSSLPDFSLAFDSLGNSIRAYNIFTLAFTVFDYIAVDDYPYTWFQYKRTGWEWFPKYKPLQLSQKMIFINCANPVNSSLYVDTGTCLNGEKSSNVSLLMRSYVNIGGMKASDLMEMCSLERMTLLPAKDYMSMSYKEIQSQLAYGFELSWHNSRCGRCAGICYIYDSNQTRCADGNSWFRITAVVLLVASMFIALLQGPKFIFGSPFVIAFLIYKWRRRHLSAYDTVEEFLQTHNNLMPVVRYSYSEIKKMTGGFKEELGEGGFGCVYKGKLRSGHSAAIKLLGKSKANGQDFINEVATIGRIRHTNIVQLVGFCAEGSKRALVYDFMPNGSLNNFIFSQERSVSLSWEKLHEISLGVAHGIQYLHQGCEMRILHFDIKPHNILLDENFAPKVSDFGLARLCPANESLKSLTAPGGTIGYMAPELFYQNIGRVSYKADVYSFGMLLLEMAGRRKKLNPLAERSSNIYWPDWVHDEVSNEKAIEIGDGGTEEEKKIAKKMIIVGLWCVQMNPLNRPAMNEVVEMLEGDMENLQLPPRPVLNLDEKPMNTGGESSSMSDYSTESVSLIENA